Below is a window of bacterium DNA.
TATTAAACCTGAAGGCATATACATTGATTGCACAATTGGCGAGGGAGGACATGCTGAGGCTCTACTGAATGTTATACATCCCAAAGGTTTTCTGATTGGCATAGACTGCGATAAATCAGTTCTGGAGATAACAGGGAGAAGATTAGGAAAGTTTGCTGGCTCGTTCAAACTTGTTCACGATAATTTTTTAAATATTGCAGATATCTGCAGTCAGTTAAATATCAAGGCAGTAGATGGGATTATCTTTGATGTTGGGATGTCTTCATATCAAATAGATGATCCTGAAAGGGGTTTTAGTTTTAATAAAAACGGGCCATTGGATATGAGAATGGATCGCTCTTCTAACCTGACAGCTCAGAGTCTGATTAATAGTTTATCCTACGACGAGTTAACGGAGATTTTTTTTAAATATGGAGAAGAACGATACTCCAGAAGAATTGCCTCTAGGATTATAACAGAAAGAAAAAAGGGCTCTATTCAAACAACGGGTGAGTTGGTGGCCGTAATAAAGAAGGCTATTCCTCTAAAAAGATATAGAATTCATCCTGGTACAAGGGTATTCCAGGCCTTAAGAATAGCTACGAATAATGAATTGGAAGATTTGTCTACTGCAGTTACGCATGGCTTTAGCCTTCTTAAAAAGGAAGGCAGAATGTGCATAATATCGTTTCATTCATTAGAAGACAGGATTGCAAAAAACAAGTTCAGGGAATTTAAAATGAATGGGCAAGCCAAAATTATCACTAAAAAACCTCTGACACCAACAAGGGAAGAAATTGATAGAAATATCCGCTCCAGGAGCGCAAAATTGAGAGTTATAGAAAAGATACAATAAATGCATACAAATATTTTTCTATCTGCATATCATAGAGGGGCAAGTCTGCAAAAGACAGTTTCAACATTCAAATGGTTTCTATGGATTATTCCTTTTCTATTGCTTGGTATATTTTACGTATGGCAGCATATTGAGGTTGTGAAAAGCGGCTACTGTATCAATAAGTTAAAGAGTGAACGCATAAGACTAATAGAAGAAAATCATATCTTGCAGCTGAATATGGCTTCTTTAAGATCCCCTCAGCGCATAGAAGCTATAGCCAAGGATATGGGGCTCATCCCGTCTAAAAGATGGTGCATAGTGAGATTATACACGAAGTAGGATTTTATCATGGGTAGTCTAAACTCCGGGCATAAACGTCGTACAGCAATTGTTGTGATAGTAATAAATATTGCTCTTCTTATTCTTGTTGGGAGACTTTTTTATATCCAGATACTTCAG
It encodes the following:
- the rsmH gene encoding 16S rRNA (cytosine(1402)-N(4))-methyltransferase RsmH, encoding MIFKHIPVLLNEVLTLLCIKPEGIYIDCTIGEGGHAEALLNVIHPKGFLIGIDCDKSVLEITGRRLGKFAGSFKLVHDNFLNIADICSQLNIKAVDGIIFDVGMSSYQIDDPERGFSFNKNGPLDMRMDRSSNLTAQSLINSLSYDELTEIFFKYGEERYSRRIASRIITERKKGSIQTTGELVAVIKKAIPLKRYRIHPGTRVFQALRIATNNELEDLSTAVTHGFSLLKKEGRMCIISFHSLEDRIAKNKFREFKMNGQAKIITKKPLTPTREEIDRNIRSRSAKLRVIEKIQ